The Corvus moneduloides isolate bCorMon1 chromosome 5, bCorMon1.pri, whole genome shotgun sequence genome includes a region encoding these proteins:
- the JCHAIN gene encoding immunoglobulin J chain, which produces MKSSLLLCVALAVSLGIVLVAGYPVGPTNAEYVLVNNKCQCVTVTSKFVPSKENPDEEVLERNIRIIVPLKARENISDPLSPLRTTFVYRLSELCKNCDPVEIELGGGIHQAQQGNSCEEPQTCYTYDRNECYSSPVPLLYHGEVRQVPAALTPASCFAE; this is translated from the exons ATGAAGAGCTCTTTGTTGCTGTGCGTGGCCTTGGCCGTCTCCTTGGGGATCGTCCTTGTGGCAG GTTATCCAGTGGGCCCCACCAATGCGGAGTACGTGCTGGTCAATAATAAGTGTCAGTGTGTAACAGTGACCTCAAAGTTTGTCCCCTCCAAAGAAAATCCTGATGAAGAAGTCCTGGAAAGAAACATCCGCATCAT AGTCCCCCTGAAGGCTCGGGAGAACATCTCTGACCCCTTGTCCCCGCTCAGGACCACTTTTGTCTACCGCTTGAGTGAGCT CTGCAAAAATTGTGACCCTGTAGAAATTGAGCTGGGTGGGGGGATCCACCAGGCCCAGCAGGGCAACTCCTGCGAGGAACCGCAGACCTGCTACACCTACGACAGGAACGAGTGCTACAGCTCCCCTGTGCCACTCCTGTACCACGGGGAGGTGAGGCAGGTTCCAGCAGCTCTGACGCCGGCCTCCTGCTTCGCCGAGTag
- the UTP3 gene encoding something about silencing protein 10, whose product MRTRRGTVLRPRAEPADEPADEPAEAPGGRAGPEELADDVERFHEEQFRAVMAALDSGDEAGDSEEEEEVLGLQLPEDSEEEEEEDEDEETQERNPFVEYSAEEDENGEDEEDENDAEDEEGDLSMESDLEERHPEAKLPHELSWGQRKQLYYDTDYGTDAQAKGKRSQQEIDAEEEEEEQEAQVIQRRLVRDLGEDDYGLDMIQGYLAEQQKTHDSKGQKIDKDLQALSKKEQLKLLKQESPELLQLMEDFEVKLMEIKDELHPLLQMVRDGTIPQGKGSRYLQTKYHLYLNYCANISFYLVLKSKRMPVHSHPVIERLVAYRNIINDLAVVDQRLSPQVRMLLRNYYDKKEEKLRKENKFSVFLTMGGKKDKPKHAPAAINGQAAAAAAAESSDESELDEEAALKYYRMMEEKLALKRKRAGDEDVLEEAAVSEAEDPSKKRGVTYQMIKNKGLTPKRRKIDRNPRVKHREKFRRAKIRRKGQVREVRRELHRYAGELSGIRAGVKKSRKLK is encoded by the coding sequence ATGCGGACCCGGCGCGGCACCGTCCTGCGGCCGCGGGCCGAGCCCGCCGATGAGCCCGCCGATGAGCCCGCCGAGGCGCCCGGCGGCCGCGCCGGCCCCGAGGAGCTGGCGGACGATGTGGAGCGCTTCCACGAGGAGCAGTTCCGCGCCGTGATGGCCGCCCTGGACAGCGGCGATGAGGCCGGGGacagtgaggaagaggaggaggtgctggggctgcagctgcccgAGGacagcgaggaggaggaggaggaggatgaggatgaggagacACAGGAGCGGAATCCCTTTGTGGAGTACAGCGCAGAGGAGGATGAGAATGGagaagatgaggaagatgaAAATGATGCTGAGGATGAAGAGGGGGACTTGTCCATGGAAAGCGACTTGGAGGAGCGGCATCCGGAAGCCAAGCTCCCCCATGAGCTCTCCTGGGGCCAGCGCAAGCAGCTCTACTATGACACGGACTATGGGACTGATGCCCAGGCCAAGGGCAAGAGGAGCCAGCAAGAAATCgatgctgaggaggaggaagaggagcaggaggctcaAGTCATCCAGAGACGGTTGGTGCGGGATTTGGGGGAGGATGATTACGGTCTGGACATGATCCAGGGCTAcctggctgagcagcagaaaacCCACGACAGCAAGGGGCAGAAGATTGATAAGGATCTGCAGGCCCTTTCCaagaaggagcagctgaagctgctgaaGCAAGAGTCCCCggagctcctgcagctgatGGAGGACTTTGAGGTGAAGCTCATGGAGATCAAGGATGAGTTGCACCCACTACTGCAAATGGTCAGAGATGGCACTATTCCCCAGGGGAAGGGCAGTCGCTATTTGCAGACAAAGTATCATCTCTACCTGAACTACTGTGCCAATATCAGTTTCTATCTGGTTTTGAAATCCAAGAGGATGCCGGTTCATAGTCACCCTGTCATTGAACGGCTGGTGGCGTACAGAAACATCATCAATGACCTCGCTGTTGTAGACCAAAGGCTTTCCCCACAGGTCCGTATGCTTCTGAGGAACTACTATgacaagaaagaagagaagctACGGAAGGAAAACAAGTTCTCTGTGTTTCTCACCATGGGTGGCAAGAAAGACAAACCAAAACATGCCCCTGCAGCTATTAatggccaggctgctgctgctgctgctgctgaatcatCAGATGAATCGGAGCTGGATGAGGAGGCTGCCCTAAAATACTACAGGATGATGGAGGAGAAGCTGGCACTCAAGAGGAAGAGAGCTGGAGACGAAGATGTGCTTGAAGAAGCAGCGGTGTCGGAAGCAGAGGATCCCAGTAAAAAGAGAGGGGTGACCTATCAGATGATCAAGAACAAAGGCCTCACGCCCAAAAGGAGGAAGATCGATCGCAACCCCCGGGTCAAGCATCGGGAGAAATTCCGGCGAGCCAAAATCCGCCGTAAGGGCCAGGTCCGCGAGGTCCGGAGGGAGCTGCACAGATATGCCGGGGAACTGTCTGGCATTCGGGCCGGGGTTAAGAAAAGCAGGAAGCTTAAGTGA